One genomic segment of Arcobacter porcinus includes these proteins:
- a CDS encoding efflux RND transporter periplasmic adaptor subunit gives MIKKSIISLFIGSLAFSNIMANEVPALPVEVFKVEKKDFKTVKTYPTILKAVEQVDIIARVQGTLKEKHFTEGSFVKKGTLLYKIEPDTYLANLNMKKANFIKAEKDFERAKSLIESKSISPQQFDDYTFQFESSKAALEEARIQFNYTSVKAPIDGIVGIKQQDIGDLVGTTPNNSLLVTITNNNPIHAEFSLPKNDMSNFLKQIKENKAKVAVVSDDKKYFGKIDFVSPTIDSNTDTLLLRAKIDNKDGELLVGNFSQIEISNLDLGDVFVIPEKAVLKTAQATVVMVADDNNIANPLPISIGNLIKEGVIVKGGLKGGEKIIISNIAKIRPNTKVQIVNKEK, from the coding sequence ATGATAAAAAAATCAATAATTTCACTATTCATAGGAAGTTTAGCTTTCTCAAATATTATGGCAAATGAAGTTCCAGCTCTTCCTGTTGAAGTTTTTAAAGTAGAAAAAAAAGATTTTAAAACTGTAAAAACATATCCAACAATTTTAAAAGCTGTTGAACAAGTTGATATAATTGCAAGAGTTCAAGGAACACTAAAAGAGAAACATTTTACTGAAGGTTCATTTGTAAAAAAAGGAACTTTACTTTATAAAATTGAACCAGATACTTATCTTGCAAATTTAAATATGAAAAAAGCTAATTTTATAAAAGCCGAAAAAGATTTTGAAAGAGCAAAATCACTAATTGAATCAAAATCAATTAGCCCACAACAATTTGATGATTATACTTTCCAATTTGAGAGTTCAAAAGCAGCTCTTGAAGAAGCGAGAATTCAATTTAATTATACATCTGTAAAAGCACCAATTGATGGAATTGTTGGTATCAAACAACAAGATATTGGAGATTTAGTAGGAACAACTCCAAATAATTCTCTTCTTGTAACTATTACAAACAATAATCCAATTCATGCAGAGTTCTCTCTTCCTAAAAATGATATGAGTAATTTTTTGAAACAGATTAAAGAGAATAAAGCAAAAGTTGCTGTTGTAAGTGATGATAAAAAATATTTTGGAAAGATAGATTTTGTTTCTCCAACAATTGATTCAAATACAGATACTCTTTTATTAAGAGCAAAAATAGACAATAAAGATGGTGAACTTTTGGTTGGAAACTTTTCACAAATTGAGATCTCTAATCTTGATTTAGGGGATGTTTTTGTTATTCCTGAAAAAGCTGTTTTAAAAACTGCTCAAGCAACTGTTGTAATGGTTGCAGATGATAATAATATTGCAAATCCATTGCCAATTTCAATTGGAAATCTTATAAAAGAAGGAGTTATCGTTAAAGGTGGTTTAAAAGGTGGAGAGAAGATAATTATCTCTAATATTGCCAAAATAAGACCAAATACAAAAGTACAAATAGTAAATAAAGAGAAATAA
- a CDS encoding TolC family protein, translated as MKKIYFVFLLPLFLYSQNLEELINLSIENRLVESTKQRVDALKEDYKGTKSAYLPQFNVGAKYYINDNEYSSLGISKKGFNAYGSVDFIVYDGGKRGDTFDIYESSIKSQEQSLEALKNDISLSVVNYYYNYLSLDARKDAKQREIEQLTAQKNRIEKFYEAGTATEDEFQKIVSRLESANVELQEVELNLVTILHNLEYITGSIVTISSGSTVKALEEDLETNDRFDIKALLYDSEAKAYSTKAEKSAYLPTISLNHTITYDDKDYRDDNALNGPYHQNISSANLNWNIFSFGETKFKSEAKHKEYLASKSNYDYEKNKASIDLKLSLKAYNIALAKIKSSEASVKAAQTAYEVIKSKFENGLIDNVAYLQSLTEKYDAISQHKQSLNDLEIKKAAIIYNSGEKIKEYIR; from the coding sequence TTGAAAAAAATATATTTTGTTTTCCTGTTACCACTTTTTTTATATAGTCAAAACTTAGAAGAGTTAATTAATTTATCTATAGAAAATAGATTAGTTGAATCTACAAAACAAAGAGTAGATGCTTTAAAAGAAGATTATAAAGGTACAAAAAGTGCTTATTTACCACAATTTAATGTTGGAGCTAAATATTATATAAATGATAATGAATATAGTTCTTTAGGAATTTCTAAAAAAGGATTCAATGCTTATGGTAGTGTTGATTTTATTGTTTATGATGGTGGAAAAAGAGGAGATACTTTTGATATTTATGAATCATCTATAAAGAGTCAAGAGCAATCCTTAGAAGCTTTAAAAAATGATATCTCTTTAAGTGTTGTAAACTATTATTATAATTATTTATCTTTAGATGCTAGAAAAGATGCAAAACAAAGAGAAATTGAACAATTAACAGCTCAAAAGAATAGAATTGAGAAATTTTATGAAGCTGGAACAGCAACTGAAGATGAGTTTCAAAAAATTGTATCAAGATTAGAGAGTGCAAATGTAGAGTTACAAGAAGTTGAATTAAATCTTGTAACAATTTTACATAATCTAGAGTATATAACTGGATCAATTGTTACTATATCTTCTGGTTCAACTGTAAAAGCGCTTGAAGAAGATCTTGAAACAAATGATAGATTTGATATCAAAGCTTTACTTTATGATTCAGAAGCTAAAGCTTACTCTACAAAAGCAGAAAAAAGTGCCTACCTTCCAACTATATCATTAAATCATACAATTACTTATGATGATAAAGATTATAGAGATGATAACGCTTTAAACGGTCCTTATCATCAAAATATCTCAAGTGCAAACTTAAATTGGAATATATTTTCATTTGGAGAAACAAAATTTAAAAGTGAAGCAAAACATAAAGAGTATTTAGCAAGTAAATCAAACTATGACTATGAAAAAAATAAAGCTAGTATAGATTTAAAATTGTCTTTAAAAGCTTATAATATTGCCCTTGCTAAGATCAAATCAAGTGAAGCTTCAGTTAAAGCTGCTCAAACTGCATATGAAGTAATTAAGTCAAAATTTGAAAATGGTTTGATTGATAATGTTGCATATTTACAAAGTTTAACAGAAAAATATGATGCAATAAGTCAACATAAACAATCTCTAAATGATTTAGAAATAAAAAAAGCAGCTATTATTTATAATAGTGGTGAAAAAATTAAGGAGTATATAAGATGA
- a CDS encoding MarR family winged helix-turn-helix transcriptional regulator yields the protein MNRKYIEDFYKRVEEEKGRKIYSLFLPMLLLTKQTYYDGESYYKENYDLLNSEVDVLAALYFNSENHTLSPTELYSAIIFSSGGMTKVLKKLEERKLIKRISCEKDKRKVLVSLTKVGEEIVLSCVNTTAERLEKVYSILNDKEKIFLKDILKKLIFSNI from the coding sequence ATGAATAGAAAGTATATTGAAGATTTTTATAAAAGAGTGGAAGAGGAGAAAGGTCGTAAAATTTATTCTCTTTTTTTACCAATGTTGTTGTTGACTAAACAGACTTATTATGATGGTGAATCATATTACAAAGAAAATTACGATTTACTAAATTCTGAAGTTGATGTTTTGGCTGCTTTATATTTTAATAGTGAAAATCATACTTTAAGTCCAACTGAACTTTATAGTGCCATAATTTTTTCTAGTGGTGGAATGACAAAAGTTTTAAAGAAACTTGAAGAGAGAAAACTTATAAAAAGAATAAGTTGTGAAAAAGATAAGAGAAAAGTTTTAGTTTCTCTTACGAAAGTTGGAGAAGAGATTGTTTTGTCTTGTGTGAATACTACAGCTGAAAGACTTGAAAAAGTCTATTCAATATTAAATGATAAAGAGAAGATATTTTTAAAAGATATTTTAAAAAAACTTATCTTCTCAAATATTTAA
- the kdsB gene encoding 3-deoxy-manno-octulosonate cytidylyltransferase produces MIIIPARLNSSRFPNKILADIMGLPMVIKTAKQVSSLDKVVIATDTKEVFDLAKEYGFEAVMTSINHNSGTDRINEAVNKLNVSDDEIIINVQADEPFIEVDVIKAVIKRVNEVKNCEETLIISCYKKISSIDADDSNLVKVVLNNKEEAIYFSRAKVPFHREKDKEENYFGHLGIYGFTKKSLNKFCSLNSSKLEDIEKLEQLRAIDNGFKIAMVEVVSKSFGIDTKEDLEKALKQFKA; encoded by the coding sequence ATGATAATAATTCCAGCAAGATTAAATTCAAGCCGTTTTCCAAATAAGATTTTAGCAGATATTATGGGACTTCCAATGGTTATAAAAACAGCTAAACAAGTCTCTTCTTTAGATAAAGTTGTAATTGCAACAGATACAAAAGAGGTTTTTGATTTAGCAAAAGAGTATGGTTTTGAAGCAGTTATGACAAGCATAAATCACAATAGTGGAACTGATAGAATAAATGAAGCAGTAAATAAATTAAATGTAAGTGATGATGAAATAATTATTAATGTTCAAGCAGATGAGCCTTTTATTGAAGTTGATGTTATAAAAGCTGTTATAAAAAGAGTAAATGAAGTAAAAAACTGTGAAGAGACTTTAATAATTTCTTGTTATAAAAAAATATCAAGTATTGATGCAGATGATTCAAATTTAGTAAAAGTAGTTTTAAATAATAAAGAAGAAGCTATCTATTTTTCAAGAGCAAAAGTTCCATTCCATAGAGAAAAAGATAAAGAAGAGAACTATTTTGGTCATTTAGGAATTTATGGTTTTACTAAAAAGTCTTTAAATAAATTTTGTAGTTTAAACTCTTCAAAACTTGAAGATATTGAAAAACTTGAACAATTAAGAGCTATTGATAATGGATTTAAAATTGCTATGGTTGAAGTAGTTTCAAAATCTTTTGGTATTGATACAAAAGAGGATTTAGAAAAAGCTTTAAAACAATTTAAAGCTTAA
- the polA gene encoding DNA polymerase I, whose product MKKTITIIDTFGFLFRSYYALPPLRSSSGFPTGLLTGFMNFIAGIGKDFKTDYIVFALDSKGDTFRKEIYDAYKAQRPDVPEDLLAQLPIAISFIEDMGFKTAIKTGYEADDMVASIAKDAVLKGLEVRVVSHDKDLYQLINDKDGVYLFDPSKRQIIDEEKCLEKYGVRAENFIDYQALVGDTADNVPGVKGVGAKTAETLINQFKNIENIYNNIEKVEKPRTQKLLLESKENAFLSKELVTLKTDCHFIDNLEEFVLPKENPILKIASSLESYDMHRVLDRVNKNGLSYKTEIPKEQKNELKKAEYILLNDEASLSLAINKIPRDSIVAFDTETTDIDTAKAKIVGFSFAYEENRAYYVPIAHNYLGVENQIPLDVAKKTIEILNRYKLVLQNFKYDWQIIKNNFDIELKLYADTMILSWILDTSSKVGIDFQIKKYFNIDMLSFNQMVKKGEDFSSVELEKATQYAAEDALMTLKLFNKQLEIFKEKGEEELLNIAFELEFNFIYVLAVMEQRGIKVDVNLLQEYKEKSQIFLNELKEKIFKSVGFEFNIRSPKQVGEVLFEKLNLPPSKKTKTGYSTDESVLNSLFDLHSVVPLLLDFREADKLHSTYIEPLLELGLKDEENRIFTSFLQTGTTTGRLSSKSPNLQNIPTFSANDIDIRKTFIAKEGYKLVGVDYSQIELRLLAHFSQDEALVEAFKNNLDIHYQTAVKIFGEDEAKSKRAVAKSINFGLLYGMGAKKLGDTLHISSKEAKTYIDSYFEAFKSVKDYLKSIEERATQEGFVKTLLNRKRFFDFQGASPMLKAAYLREAVNTQFQGSAADLIKLSMIKIDQKYKENEDIKMLLQIHDELIFEVKDEKIDEFTKEIKDIMENIFKLNVPLKVSVNIGKSWQELK is encoded by the coding sequence ATGAAAAAAACTATTACAATTATTGATACATTTGGATTTTTATTTAGAAGCTATTATGCACTTCCACCTTTACGATCTTCAAGTGGATTTCCAACAGGATTACTTACAGGATTTATGAACTTTATTGCAGGTATTGGAAAAGATTTTAAAACAGATTATATTGTTTTTGCACTTGATTCAAAAGGAGATACTTTTAGAAAAGAGATTTATGATGCTTATAAAGCTCAAAGACCAGATGTTCCAGAAGATTTATTAGCTCAACTTCCAATAGCAATATCGTTTATTGAAGATATGGGATTTAAAACAGCAATAAAAACTGGATATGAAGCTGATGATATGGTTGCAAGTATCGCAAAAGATGCTGTTTTGAAAGGTTTAGAAGTAAGAGTTGTATCTCATGATAAAGATTTATATCAATTAATAAATGACAAAGATGGAGTTTATCTATTTGATCCAAGTAAAAGACAAATAATAGATGAGGAAAAATGTCTTGAAAAATATGGAGTTAGAGCAGAAAACTTTATTGATTATCAAGCATTAGTTGGAGATACAGCTGATAATGTTCCAGGAGTAAAAGGTGTTGGGGCAAAAACAGCAGAAACTTTAATAAATCAATTTAAAAATATTGAAAATATCTATAATAATATAGAAAAAGTTGAAAAGCCAAGAACACAAAAACTACTTCTTGAATCAAAAGAGAATGCTTTTTTATCAAAAGAGCTTGTTACTTTAAAGACAGATTGTCATTTTATTGATAATCTTGAAGAGTTTGTTTTACCAAAAGAGAATCCTATTTTAAAAATAGCAAGTAGTTTAGAATCTTACGATATGCATAGAGTTTTGGATAGAGTAAATAAAAATGGATTAAGTTATAAAACAGAAATTCCAAAAGAGCAAAAAAATGAGCTAAAAAAAGCTGAATATATTTTATTAAATGATGAAGCAAGTTTGAGTTTGGCTATAAATAAAATACCAAGAGATAGTATTGTTGCATTTGATACAGAAACAACAGATATAGATACAGCAAAGGCAAAGATAGTTGGTTTCTCATTTGCTTATGAAGAAAATAGAGCATATTATGTACCAATTGCACACAACTATTTAGGTGTTGAAAATCAGATTCCACTTGATGTTGCTAAAAAAACTATTGAGATTTTAAATAGATATAAATTAGTACTTCAAAATTTCAAATATGATTGGCAAATCATAAAAAACAACTTTGATATTGAACTAAAACTTTATGCTGATACTATGATTTTATCTTGGATTTTGGATACTTCAAGCAAAGTTGGAATTGATTTTCAAATAAAAAAATATTTCAATATTGATATGCTAAGTTTTAATCAAATGGTAAAAAAAGGTGAAGATTTTTCAAGTGTTGAGCTTGAAAAAGCTACACAATATGCAGCTGAAGATGCTTTAATGACTTTAAAACTATTTAATAAACAATTAGAAATATTTAAAGAAAAAGGGGAAGAAGAACTTTTAAATATTGCATTTGAATTGGAATTTAATTTTATTTATGTCTTAGCAGTAATGGAACAAAGAGGAATAAAAGTTGATGTAAATCTTCTACAAGAGTATAAAGAAAAAAGTCAAATATTTTTAAATGAGCTAAAAGAGAAAATATTCAAAAGTGTTGGATTTGAGTTTAATATAAGATCTCCAAAACAAGTAGGAGAAGTTTTATTCGAAAAATTAAATCTTCCTCCTTCTAAAAAGACAAAAACAGGATACAGCACAGATGAAAGTGTTTTAAATTCTTTATTTGATTTACATTCAGTTGTGCCACTTTTATTGGATTTTAGAGAAGCTGATAAACTTCATTCAACTTATATAGAGCCACTTTTAGAACTTGGATTAAAAGATGAAGAAAATAGAATATTCACATCATTTTTACAAACAGGTACAACAACAGGAAGATTAAGTTCAAAATCACCAAATCTTCAAAATATTCCAACTTTTAGTGCAAATGATATTGATATTAGAAAAACATTTATTGCAAAAGAGGGATACAAACTTGTGGGAGTCGATTACTCTCAAATAGAGTTAAGATTATTGGCTCACTTTTCACAAGATGAAGCTTTAGTTGAAGCATTTAAAAATAATTTAGATATTCACTATCAAACTGCTGTTAAAATTTTTGGAGAAGATGAAGCAAAAAGTAAAAGAGCAGTTGCAAAATCTATAAACTTTGGGCTTTTATATGGAATGGGAGCAAAAAAATTAGGAGATACTTTACATATTAGTTCAAAAGAAGCAAAAACTTATATTGATTCATATTTTGAAGCATTTAAAAGTGTAAAAGATTATTTAAAATCTATTGAAGAGAGAGCCACACAAGAAGGATTTGTGAAAACTTTATTAAATAGAAAAAGATTTTTTGATTTTCAAGGAGCAAGTCCTATGCTAAAAGCTGCATATTTAAGAGAAGCTGTAAATACACAGTTTCAAGGAAGTGCAGCTGATTTAATAAAATTATCTATGATAAAAATTGATCAAAAATATAAAGAAAATGAAGATATTAAAATGCTTTTACAAATCCATGATGAACTTATTTTTGAAGTTAAAGATGAAAAAATAGATGAATTTACAAAAGAGATAAAAGATATAATGGAGAATATTTTTAAATTAAATGTACCTCTAAAAGTTAGTGTAAATATAGGAAAATCTTGGCAAGAACTAAAATAG
- the modD gene encoding ModD protein, translating to MIKFTDEELLTLLKDDLPYLDLTTSLQEKNSLEAKLDIFTRDDIVVSCSEESSLIAKLFDCEVLSFIPSKTKAKKGELVLSLKGRYENLHKIWRTVQLILEYSSKIATYTANMKEEINSVNKNCQLLTTRKTYPFSKKLCIKSILNGGANVHRLNLSETILFFPNHRVVYKDDFEFYNEIKNFKIKMPEKKIIIESSNFEDSKNLFEFGADVLQLDKMKIEDIKRVVKLRDEKYKDVKIICSGGINIKNAKDYASLNIDAIVTSSMYSCGMADFGSKITII from the coding sequence ATGATAAAATTTACAGATGAAGAGCTTTTAACTCTTCTAAAAGATGATTTACCTTATTTAGATCTAACTACATCTTTACAAGAAAAAAATAGTTTAGAAGCGAAACTTGATATCTTCACAAGAGATGATATTGTGGTTTCTTGCAGTGAAGAGTCTTCTTTAATCGCTAAACTATTTGATTGTGAAGTATTAAGCTTTATTCCTTCAAAAACAAAAGCAAAAAAAGGTGAATTGGTTCTTAGTTTAAAAGGAAGATATGAGAATCTTCATAAAATTTGGAGAACTGTTCAACTAATATTGGAATATAGTTCTAAAATAGCTACATATACAGCAAATATGAAAGAAGAGATAAACTCTGTTAATAAAAACTGCCAACTATTAACTACTAGAAAAACTTACCCATTTTCAAAAAAACTTTGTATAAAATCAATATTAAATGGTGGAGCAAATGTTCATAGATTGAATCTTAGTGAAACTATTTTATTTTTTCCAAATCATAGAGTAGTTTATAAAGATGATTTTGAATTTTATAATGAGATAAAAAACTTTAAAATAAAAATGCCTGAAAAGAAGATAATAATTGAGAGCTCAAATTTTGAAGATAGTAAAAATTTATTTGAATTTGGTGCAGATGTTTTACAACTTGATAAGATGAAAATTGAAGATATAAAAAGAGTTGTAAAATTAAGAGATGAAAAATATAAAGATGTAAAGATTATTTGTAGTGGTGGAATAAATATAAAAAATGCAAAAGATTATGCAAGTTTAAATATAGATGCTATTGTTACAAGTTCTATGTATTCATGTGGAATGGCTGATTTTGGAAGCAAAATAACTATTATTTAG
- a CDS encoding IS110 family transposase, whose product MYYVGIDIAKSFHVVTIIDENEVKVTQKPIRVTNCIDGFSKFITKLETISSNTNDFIIGLEATGIYGENLWEFLNSHGFNVKLLNPFQTTRYREQHTMKKVKNDNIDSWIIALFLKDGKYSSGYVTDDEYQSLRTLYRNRASIQSDMKEVKKRILTQVTVTFPELENFIDIFSITGLALLDKYPTAHHYKHSSVDRILKIFRHIQGNSFNNQKAIEVLELAKNSIYSGKAKDARAIAIKSSIRLLKIYQEELSILEEEILALLEKNGIKEEKDVPTNSLIENLKTIPGVSSKTIAAVISECGDLSRFKTPIKFIGYLGLFPTENSSGNSKSTGHLSKRGSSLAKHALYMASVSCLLHNKELKQYYDTKKSQGKSKQEGIIAVARKLATIIYSIFRYNTPYDPSRVFSKS is encoded by the coding sequence ATGTATTATGTTGGAATTGATATTGCTAAAAGCTTTCATGTTGTTACTATCATTGATGAGAATGAAGTAAAAGTTACACAAAAACCTATAAGAGTTACAAACTGTATTGATGGATTTTCAAAGTTTATTACTAAACTTGAAACTATTTCATCAAATACAAATGATTTTATAATTGGTCTTGAAGCAACTGGTATTTATGGTGAAAACCTTTGGGAGTTTTTAAATTCTCATGGGTTTAATGTTAAACTATTAAATCCATTTCAAACAACTAGATATAGAGAACAACACACAATGAAGAAAGTAAAAAACGACAACATAGATTCTTGGATCATAGCTTTATTTTTAAAAGATGGTAAATATAGTTCAGGTTATGTAACTGATGACGAATATCAGAGTTTAAGAACTTTATATCGTAATCGTGCTTCTATACAATCAGACATGAAAGAAGTAAAGAAGAGAATACTTACTCAAGTAACAGTTACATTTCCAGAACTTGAAAATTTTATTGATATATTTAGCATCACAGGGCTTGCACTTTTAGATAAATATCCAACTGCACACCACTATAAACATAGTAGTGTTGACAGGATACTTAAAATTTTTAGACATATTCAAGGAAATAGTTTTAATAACCAAAAGGCTATAGAGGTTTTAGAGTTAGCAAAAAACTCTATTTATTCAGGTAAAGCCAAAGATGCAAGAGCTATTGCTATTAAAAGTTCTATTAGACTTCTTAAAATATATCAAGAAGAACTATCTATATTAGAAGAAGAGATATTAGCACTTCTTGAAAAAAATGGTATTAAAGAGGAAAAAGATGTTCCAACTAATTCATTGATTGAGAACTTAAAAACTATTCCTGGAGTTTCATCTAAAACTATTGCTGCAGTTATTAGTGAATGTGGAGATCTATCAAGATTTAAAACACCTATTAAATTTATTGGTTATCTTGGATTATTTCCAACAGAAAATAGCTCAGGTAATTCCAAATCTACAGGTCATTTAAGCAAAAGAGGTTCTTCTTTAGCTAAACATGCTTTATATATGGCAAGTGTTAGTTGTTTATTACACAACAAAGAACTAAAACAATATTATGATACAAAAAAGTCTCAAGGTAAATCCAAACAGGAGGGAATTATTGCTGTTGCTAGAAAACTTGCAACCATAATTTACTCTATATTTAGATACAACACTCCATATGATCCATCTCGTGTATTTTCTAAGTCATAA